One segment of Triticum aestivum cultivar Chinese Spring chromosome 2A, IWGSC CS RefSeq v2.1, whole genome shotgun sequence DNA contains the following:
- the LOC123190155 gene encoding histone H4 — protein MSGRGKGGKGLGKGGTKRHRKVLRDNIQGITKPAIRRLARRGGVKRISGLIYEETRGVLKIFLENVIRDAVTYTEHARRKTVTAMDVVYALKRQGRTLYGFGG, from the coding sequence ATGTCCGGGCGCGGCAAGGGCGGCAAGGGGCTGGGAAAGGGCGGCACCAAGCGCCACCGGAAGGTCCTCCGCGACAACATCCagggcatcaccaagccggcgatcCGGAGGCTGGCCAGGAGGGGCGGCGTGAAGCGCATCTCCggcctcatctacgaggagacccgcggcgtcctcaagatcttcctcgagaacgTCATACGCGACGCCGTCACCTACACCGAGCACGCCCGCCGCAAGACCGTCACCGCCATGGACGTCGTCTACGCGCTCAAGCGCCAGGGCCGCACCCTCTACGGCTTCGGAGGCTAG